The genomic DNA CACAAACCCAACCGAGATAGCCACACCGTATTTCACAAAGGTTCTTTCGTTAGATTCTCGACTAGCCATGTTCAAAAGTTCATAAGAGGCGAGGAGTACCACGGCCGCAACCAAACCTATGAGACTTTTGTAACTGATGAAACAAAGTACTACAAAGGGTGCTACAATCAGCGCGGTGATCAACCTCGTTTTTGTCTCGACGGTCACAACCCCCCGAACCTCCTTTGACGCTTTTCATAATCTTCGATAGCTTTTAAAAAATCCTGCTTCGTGAAGTCTGGCCACAGAACCTTCGTGAAGTACAGCTCACTGTAGGCGATTTGCCAAAGCAAAAAATTACTTATTCTCATTTCGCCGGAAGTTCTTATCACTAAATCAGGATCTGGTACATCCGGGAGATATAGCCAATCTCGAAACAGTTCTTCGTTGAAGTGTGTCACACCCTGTTTGACAGCTTTGTTGAACGCATCTATGATTTCCCTTCTTCCACCGTAATTCAAAGCCAGAATCGCTTGGATCACGTTGTTGTGTTTCGTTTTCTCTTCGCATTCTCGACAGAAATCTGCAACCGAAGAAGGTAGCTCGTCAATAGCTCCGGTGAATCTGAGTCTAACTCCTCGTTCAAGTATTTTTCTCAGCTTTTGCCTGAGAAGTTTTACGAGTAAAGAAAAAAGGTATTCAACCTCTTCTTTAGGCCGTTTCCAGTTTTCTGTAGAAAAGGCATACAACGTGATGTATTTTATTCCAAACTCTGCAGCCCATTCCACAACTTTTTCAGCTTTCAAAGCGCCCCTTCGATGTCCTTCGACTCTAGGTAGGCCTCGCTTCTGCGCCCATCTACCGTTACCATCCATTATGATGCCGACGTGTATGGGTTTCAAATTTCCATGATCTCCTTTTCTTTCTTCTCGAACAGTTTTTCTATTTCTTCTATTTTTTTATCAGTGAGATCTTGTATTTCCTTTTCC from Pseudothermotoga sp. includes the following:
- the uppS gene encoding polyprenyl diphosphate synthase; amino-acid sequence: MDGNGRWAQKRGLPRVEGHRRGALKAEKVVEWAAEFGIKYITLYAFSTENWKRPKEEVEYLFSLLVKLLRQKLRKILERGVRLRFTGAIDELPSSVADFCRECEEKTKHNNVIQAILALNYGGRREIIDAFNKAVKQGVTHFNEELFRDWLYLPDVPDPDLVIRTSGEMRISNFLLWQIAYSELYFTKVLWPDFTKQDFLKAIEDYEKRQRRFGGL